The proteins below come from a single Plantactinospora sp. KBS50 genomic window:
- a CDS encoding type II toxin-antitoxin system PemK/MazF family toxin: protein MGIGVLRRGEIWRIDGARERLGLVISSDVYNGTDVPIVIVAEVVAEELLRDSPLAVAMGEYVIMPDRISAPMKKWFGECVDVADSDTMARVSRALRTLQNL, encoded by the coding sequence GTGGGCATCGGCGTGCTGCGTAGGGGCGAGATCTGGCGCATCGACGGCGCCCGCGAACGACTCGGCCTGGTGATCAGTTCGGACGTGTACAACGGCACCGACGTGCCGATCGTGATCGTGGCCGAGGTGGTCGCCGAGGAGTTGCTGCGCGATTCGCCGCTCGCGGTCGCGATGGGCGAATATGTGATCATGCCGGACCGGATCTCCGCACCGATGAAGAAGTGGTTCGGCGAGTGCGTGGACGTCGCGGACAGTGACACAATGGCCCGGGTTTCCCGGGCGCTCCGTACGTTGCAGAATCTGTGA
- the rplM gene encoding 50S ribosomal protein L13, with protein sequence MRTYSPKPGEIERQWHVIDASDVVLGRLATHVATLLRGKHKPTFAPHVDTGDFVVIVNAGKVALTGNKRQQKIAYRHSGYPGGLKQVGYEELLSKRPDRAIELAVKGMLPHNKLGRQLIKKLKVYAGAEHPHAAQQPVPFEIKQIAQ encoded by the coding sequence GTGCGTACGTACAGCCCGAAGCCGGGTGAGATCGAGCGTCAGTGGCACGTGATCGACGCTTCCGATGTCGTGCTGGGCCGCCTGGCCACCCATGTTGCCACGCTGCTGCGCGGCAAGCACAAGCCGACCTTCGCGCCGCACGTGGACACCGGTGACTTCGTCGTCATCGTGAACGCCGGCAAGGTGGCCCTGACCGGCAACAAGCGGCAGCAGAAGATCGCCTATCGACACTCCGGCTACCCGGGAGGCCTCAAGCAGGTCGGGTACGAGGAGCTGCTGAGCAAGCGACCCGACCGCGCGATCGAGCTGGCCGTCAAGGGCATGCTCCCGCACAACAAGCTCGGCCGTCAGCTGATCAAGAAGCTGAAGGTCTACGCGGGCGCCGAGCACCCGCATGCCGCGCAGCAGCCGGTGCCGTTCGAGATCAAGCAGATCGCGCAGTGA
- the rpsI gene encoding 30S ribosomal protein S9, producing the protein MSDISATAVADPGADAPAPAVTAAPVARPRGDRPIQTVGRRKEAIVRVRIVPGSGKITCNGRDLEAYFPSKVHQQLIREPLVTAEKAEAFDVIANLRGGGITGQAGALRLGIARALIANEPDDRPALKKAGFLTRDARAKESKKYGLKKARKAPQYSKR; encoded by the coding sequence ATGAGCGATATCAGCGCGACCGCAGTCGCCGACCCCGGGGCCGACGCCCCGGCGCCCGCCGTGACGGCCGCCCCGGTCGCCCGCCCGCGTGGTGACCGCCCGATCCAGACCGTCGGCCGCCGCAAGGAGGCCATCGTCCGGGTCCGCATCGTCCCGGGCAGTGGCAAGATCACCTGCAACGGCCGGGACCTTGAGGCGTACTTCCCGAGCAAGGTGCACCAGCAGTTGATCCGCGAGCCGCTGGTGACCGCGGAGAAGGCCGAGGCCTTCGACGTGATCGCCAACCTCCGCGGCGGCGGCATCACCGGCCAGGCCGGCGCGCTGCGGCTGGGCATCGCCCGGGCCCTGATCGCGAACGAGCCGGACGACCGGCCCGCGCTGAAGAAGGCCGGCTTCCTCACCCGGGACGCCCGGGCCAAGGAAAGCAAGAAGTACGGCCTCAAGAAGGCCCGCAAGGCCCCGCAGTACTCGAAGCGCTGA
- the glmM gene encoding phosphoglucosamine mutase: MGRLFGTDGVRGRANADLTPELAMAVAVATAHTLAETDRSHPPLAVVGRDTRASGEMLEAAVVAGLASAGANVVRVGVLPTPAVAFLVGEAKADFGVMLSASHNPMPDNGIKIFAAGGQKLPDDIELQIEATIEADGAPARVRPTGAGIGRVHDLLDGAEHYIQHLVGSIGHSLTGLKVVVDCANGAAAEVAPVAYQEAGAEVIALNAEPDGLNINDDCGSNHLDGLQAAVLEHGAHLGIAHDGDADRCMAVTADGQQVDGDQIMAILALAMREAGTLTADTLVATVMSNLGLRLAMSAEGIRLVETRVGDRYVLDELRASGYALGGEQSGHIVLPAYATTGDGVLTGLHLMARMAATGRSLAELASVMTKLPQVLINVPVADRTVGAGASNVLAAVSQVEAELGETGRVLLRPSGTELLVRVMVEAATQQVAENAAERIAAEVRLASPAG, encoded by the coding sequence ATGGGGCGGTTGTTCGGCACTGACGGCGTACGGGGACGGGCGAACGCCGACCTCACCCCCGAACTGGCCATGGCCGTCGCGGTGGCGACGGCACACACACTCGCCGAGACGGATCGGAGTCACCCGCCGCTGGCCGTGGTGGGCCGGGACACCCGGGCCAGCGGCGAGATGCTGGAGGCCGCCGTGGTGGCCGGGCTGGCCAGCGCGGGCGCGAACGTGGTCCGGGTCGGGGTGCTGCCGACGCCGGCCGTGGCGTTCCTGGTGGGCGAGGCTAAGGCCGACTTCGGGGTGATGCTGTCCGCCTCGCACAACCCGATGCCGGACAACGGCATCAAGATCTTCGCGGCCGGTGGCCAGAAGCTCCCCGACGACATCGAGCTTCAGATCGAGGCGACCATCGAGGCCGACGGCGCCCCGGCCCGGGTACGCCCCACGGGTGCCGGGATCGGTCGGGTGCACGACCTGCTCGACGGCGCCGAACACTACATCCAGCACCTCGTCGGCTCGATCGGGCACTCGCTGACCGGCCTCAAGGTGGTGGTCGACTGCGCAAACGGCGCGGCCGCCGAGGTGGCGCCGGTGGCGTACCAGGAGGCCGGCGCCGAGGTGATCGCGCTCAACGCCGAACCCGACGGTCTCAACATCAACGACGACTGTGGCTCGAACCACCTCGACGGGCTCCAGGCCGCCGTACTCGAACACGGCGCCCACCTCGGCATCGCCCACGACGGAGACGCCGACCGGTGCATGGCGGTGACCGCCGACGGGCAGCAGGTGGACGGCGATCAGATCATGGCGATCCTCGCCCTGGCCATGCGGGAGGCCGGCACCCTCACCGCGGACACCCTGGTCGCCACCGTGATGAGCAACCTCGGCCTGCGGCTGGCGATGTCCGCGGAGGGCATCCGGTTGGTCGAGACCCGGGTGGGCGACCGGTACGTCCTCGACGAACTGCGTGCCTCGGGCTACGCGCTCGGCGGCGAGCAGAGCGGGCACATCGTGCTGCCCGCTTACGCGACGACCGGCGACGGCGTGCTCACCGGCCTGCACCTGATGGCCCGGATGGCCGCCACCGGCCGCTCCCTGGCCGAGCTGGCCTCGGTGATGACCAAGCTGCCCCAGGTCCTGATCAACGTGCCGGTCGCGGACCGTACCGTCGGCGCCGGCGCATCCAACGTGCTTGCCGCCGTGAGCCAGGTGGAGGCGGAACTGGGGGAGACGGGCCGCGTCCTGCTCCGGCCGTCCGGCACCGAGTTGCTGGTCCGGGTGATGGTGGAGGCGGCCACCCAGCAGGTTGCGGAGAACGCCGCCGAGCGGATCGCCGCCGAGGTGCGGTTGGCGAGCCCGGCGGGTTGA